A portion of the Drosophila innubila isolate TH190305 chromosome 3L unlocalized genomic scaffold, UK_Dinn_1.0 0_D_3L, whole genome shotgun sequence genome contains these proteins:
- the LOC117788768 gene encoding protein Exd1 homolog, translating into MNNKINDIIQNFVNGKRNNSDDDVSVESFKTAKEWKWKTTKCVPLLPNELQSLDKKLKRIIFIQQTDQSYHLALDDIRDQAEISILVEPSFYGRHCSTSVIVIATANNTYVFDMKALGSIFKPLASLLQSEYPRKIMHYSHRICDLLFHKHNLQINGICDTFVALCVARQDRTNCTLRDAISHTFNIPLSELTCDEIDGPSESSRNFTARPLSRGQLQYLGKLAILQQKLHDRLIYGNINLELQQMSQKFSDEFKENKNVDQVALNMNPGSNSGFNTIEQFFKISTKID; encoded by the exons atgaataataaaattaacgaTATTATACAAAACTTTGTGAATGGTAAACGCAACAATAGCGACGACGATGTTAGCGTAGAGTCATTCAAAACCGCAAaggaatggaaatggaaaacaacaaaatgtgtcCCTCTGCTGCCCAACGAATTGCAGTCACTTGATAAGAAATTAAAgcgaataatatttattcagcAAACGGATCAATCGTATCATTTGGCCCTGGACGATATACGCGACCAGGCTGAAATTTCGATATTGGTGGAGCCGAGTTTCTATGGAAGGCATTGCAGCACATCCGTCATTGTAATTGCCACAGCAAATAACACATATGTGTTTGACATGAAGGCATTGGGTAGTATTTTTAAGCCCCTTGCGTCGCTTCTGCAATCGGAATACCCTAGAAAAATAATGCACTACAGCCATCGTATATGCGACTTATTGTTTCACAAGCACAACCTTCAAATTAATGGAATTTGCGACACATTTGTGGCTTTGTGTGTGGCTCGTCAAGATCGGACGAACTGCACATTACGGGATGCCATATCACATACTTTCAATATACCACTGTCTGAACTTACCTGCGATGAGATCGATGGG CCTAGCGAATCCAGTCGCAATTTTACCGCACGTCCGTTGTCCAGAGGACAATTGCAGTACCTCGGAAAGCTTGCTATACTGCAACAAAAACTTCACGATCGATTAATATATGGAAACATAAATCTGGAGTTGCAGCAAATGTCTCAGAAATTCAGTGatgaatttaaagaaaataagaacGTTGATCAAGTTGCGCTGAATATGAACCCAGGAAGCAATAGTGGTTTCAATACAATtgagcaattttttaaaatatcgacCAAAATAGATTAA
- the LOC117786327 gene encoding 10 kDa heat shock protein, mitochondrial, producing MAAAIKRIIPMLDRILVQRAEALTTTKGGIVLPEKSVGKVLEGTVVAVGPGARNATTGSHVPIGVKEGDRVLLPEFGGTKVQLDEKKELFLFRESDILAKLE from the exons atg GCTGCAGCTATTAAGAGAATCATCCCAATGCTTGATCGCATTCTGGTGCAACGCGCTGAAGCTCTCACCACAACGAAAGGTGGCATTGTTTTGCCCGAAAAATCGGTTGGCAAAGTGCTGGAAGGCACTGTCGTGGCCGTTGGACCCGGTGCTCGCAATGCT aCCACTGGCAGTCACGTTCCAATTGGCGTGAAGGAGGGAGATCGCGTTTTGCTGCCCGAATTCGGTGGCACCAAGGTCCAATTGGACGAGAAGAAGGAACTGTTCCTTTTCCGCGAGTCGGATATCTTGGCTAAGTTAGAATAA
- the LOC117786326 gene encoding 39S ribosomal protein L20, mitochondrial, with product MVFLNIPMMVRARGPDEFWRKRRIFKLAAHYRSRTRNVYTFAIRSVHRALAYATKGRKLKKLDMAQLWTTRVEAGCQQYGVALDTFKEGLARSDILLNKKMLSDLAIWEPRSFEALVNISRERAAVEGLPDIKRRSAFNQVYGLSNLKLD from the exons ATGGTGTTCCTGAACATCCCAATGATGGTCCGCGCTCGCGGCCCTGATGAATTCTGGCGTAAGAGACGCATTTTCAAGTTGGCCGCG CATTACCGCAGTCGTACCCGCAATGTTTACACCTTCGCCATACGCAGCGTACATCGCGCCCTCGCCTACGCCACCAAGGGACGCAAGCTCAAGAAACTGGACATGGCTCAGTTGTGGACGACACGCGTCGAAGCCGGCTGCCAACAATACGGAGTCGCTTTGGATACGTTCAAGGAGGGATTAGCACGCTCAGATATTCTGCTCAACAA aaaaatgctATCGGACTTGGCGATTTGGGAGCCCCGATCTTTTGAGGCTTTGGTTAACATTTCACGGGAACGTGCTGCTGTGGAGGGATTGCCGGATATTAAACGAAGATCGGCCTTCAATCAGGTCTACGGATTGAGCAATTTAAAGCTAGATTAg
- the LOC117786325 gene encoding protein-S-isoprenylcysteine O-methyltransferase, translated as MCANNQRPQTTSQNGGYAGLCYEGRISLYCFLATAGLVLLPSIPQIYYGIVPNVWGAILWGPVLYYALINMIIRFVLRNSDYQIGIRASFLGFTEAVSVLVICFAPAPWQQFGVYGCFMSFFHYSEFLVIAWANPRTLSLDSFMLNHSVHYGLAAAASWLEFSLELYFLPEFKRYGHIWLLGVVLCTCGEVIRKMAIITAGRSFTHLVQNEKHSDHKLITSGVYAYSRHPSYVGWFYWSIGTQIILMNPLCICIYTLVSWLFFHDRIYVEEYSLLNFFQSDYVRYQKRVPTGLPFIKGYLIE; from the exons ATGTGCGCAAACAATCAGAGACCCCAAACAACATCACAGAATGGCGGTTACGCCGGACTCTGCTACGAAGGTCGCATCAGTTTGTATTGTTTTCTGGCCACGGCGGGTCTCGTCCTACTGCCGTCAATTCCCCAGATATATTATGGAATTGTGCCGAATGTTTGGGGTGCCATTCTATGGGGTCCAGTGCTGTATTATGCGTTAATCAACATGATAATACGTTTTGTGCTCAGGAACAGCGACTATCAG ATTGGCATACGTGCCTCCTTTCTGGGCTTTACAGAGGCAGTGAGCGTGCTGGTTATTTGTTTTGCACCCGCACCATGGCAGCAATTTGGCGTATACGGCTGCTTCATGTCGTTCTTTCACTACTCCGAATTTCTGGTCATTGCGTGGGCAAATCCGCGTACATTGTCGCTGGACTCCTTTATGCTAAATCATTCAGTGCATTATGGCCTAGCCGCAGCTGCCAGCTGGCTGGAATTCAGTCTGGAGCTGTACTTTCTGCCCGAATTTAAGCGTTATGGCCACATTTGGCTGCTGGGCGTGGTGCTCTGCACCTGCGGCGAAGTCATACGCAAGATGGCAATCATTACAGCTGGACGTAGCTTTACGCACCTG GTGCAGAACGAAAAACACTCGGACCACAAACTGATAACCAGCGGAGTCTACGCCTACAGTCGTCATCCGTCCTATGTGGGCTGGTTTTATTGGTCAATTGGGACACAGATTATACTGATGAATCCGCtgtgcatttgcatttatacgCTAGTCAGTTGGCTTTTCTTCCACGATCGCATATACGTCGAGGAATACTCCTTGCTCAATTTCTTTCAATCGGATTATGTGCGCTATCAGAAACGTGTGCCAACGGGACTGCCCTTCATCAAAGGCTATCTGATTGAGTAA
- the LOC117786324 gene encoding adenosine kinase isoform X2, translating into MSNQLQEGALVGCGNPLLDISATVPMDFLKKYEMKEDDAILAEERHMPIYRELVDGFQAEFLAGGSVQNSLRIAQWIIGQPKVAVFFGCVGEDDYATILRQKAREAGVDAHYQVSSDTSTGTCAVLITGTHRSLCANLAAANKFTIDHLEQPANKALIENALYYYISGFFLTVNPPSIMRVAATALAKQRPFLMNLSAPFISQFFMKPLLDVMPYVDIIFGNEAEAHAFATAQGWPEDESLREIGNRLVNLHKLNTSRPRIAILTQGCDPVLLIQHDSVKEFPVTCLAAHEIVDTNGAGDAFVGGFLSQFVQGKSLDVCIRCGNYAAGHIIKNPGCTYSGAPQFIE; encoded by the exons atgtCGAACCAGCTACA GGAAGGCGCCCTTGTCGGTTGCGGCAATCCCTTGCTGGACATTTCAGCTACCGTGCCCATGGATTTCCTCAAGAAATATGAGATGAAAGAGGATGATGCCATTTTAGCCGAGGAGCGTCACATGCCCATCTACCGTGAGCTGGTTGATGGCTTCCAGGCGGAGTTCCTGGCCGGCGGCTCTGTCCAGAACTCGTTGCGCATTGCCCAGTGGATCATTGGACAGCCCAAGGTGGCCGTCTTCTTTGGCTGTGTCGGCGAGGATGACTATGCCACGATCTTGAGGCAAAAGGCACGCGAAGCCGGCGTCGATGCTCATTATCAAGTCAGCTCCGACACTTCGACTGGCACCTGTGCTGTTCTCATCACCGGAACGCATCGTTCGCTCTGTGCGAACCTTGCTGCCGCCAACAAATTCACCATCGATCATCTGGAGCAGCCGGCCAACAAGGCGTTAATTGAAAATGCCCTTTACTACTATATATCC GGTTTCTTCCTGACCGTAAATCCGCCCAGCATAATGCGCGTGGCCGCCACAGCCCTTGCCAAACAGCGACCGTTCCTAATGAACCTCAGCGCACCATTCATATCGCAATTCTTCATGAAACCACTGCTGGATGTGATGCCATATGTTGACATTATATTCGGCAACGAAGCGGAGGCGCATGCCTTTGCCACCGCTCAAGGTTGGCCCGAAGATGAGAGTCTGCGTGAGATTGGCAATCGCCTGGTCAATCTACACAAGCTGAATACGTCACGACCCCGGATTGCCATACTCACGCAGGGCTGTGATCCCGTGCTGTTGATTCAGCACGATTCGGTCAAAGAGTTCCCAGTCACATGTTTGGCGGCCCATGAAATTGTGGATACCAATGGCGCTGGGGATGCATTCGTTGGTGGTTTCCTATCGCAGTTTGTGCAGGGCAAGTCGCTGGACGTGTGCATACGCTGTGGTAATTATGCTGCCGGTCATATCATCAAGAATCCTGGCTGTACGTATTCCGGAGCGCCGCAGTTTATCGAATAA
- the LOC117786324 gene encoding adenosine kinase isoform X1, with product MCDKQCKTACGLREGALVGCGNPLLDISATVPMDFLKKYEMKEDDAILAEERHMPIYRELVDGFQAEFLAGGSVQNSLRIAQWIIGQPKVAVFFGCVGEDDYATILRQKAREAGVDAHYQVSSDTSTGTCAVLITGTHRSLCANLAAANKFTIDHLEQPANKALIENALYYYISGFFLTVNPPSIMRVAATALAKQRPFLMNLSAPFISQFFMKPLLDVMPYVDIIFGNEAEAHAFATAQGWPEDESLREIGNRLVNLHKLNTSRPRIAILTQGCDPVLLIQHDSVKEFPVTCLAAHEIVDTNGAGDAFVGGFLSQFVQGKSLDVCIRCGNYAAGHIIKNPGCTYSGAPQFIE from the exons ATGTGCGACAAACAGTGTAAAACTGCTTGCGGCTTAAG GGAAGGCGCCCTTGTCGGTTGCGGCAATCCCTTGCTGGACATTTCAGCTACCGTGCCCATGGATTTCCTCAAGAAATATGAGATGAAAGAGGATGATGCCATTTTAGCCGAGGAGCGTCACATGCCCATCTACCGTGAGCTGGTTGATGGCTTCCAGGCGGAGTTCCTGGCCGGCGGCTCTGTCCAGAACTCGTTGCGCATTGCCCAGTGGATCATTGGACAGCCCAAGGTGGCCGTCTTCTTTGGCTGTGTCGGCGAGGATGACTATGCCACGATCTTGAGGCAAAAGGCACGCGAAGCCGGCGTCGATGCTCATTATCAAGTCAGCTCCGACACTTCGACTGGCACCTGTGCTGTTCTCATCACCGGAACGCATCGTTCGCTCTGTGCGAACCTTGCTGCCGCCAACAAATTCACCATCGATCATCTGGAGCAGCCGGCCAACAAGGCGTTAATTGAAAATGCCCTTTACTACTATATATCC GGTTTCTTCCTGACCGTAAATCCGCCCAGCATAATGCGCGTGGCCGCCACAGCCCTTGCCAAACAGCGACCGTTCCTAATGAACCTCAGCGCACCATTCATATCGCAATTCTTCATGAAACCACTGCTGGATGTGATGCCATATGTTGACATTATATTCGGCAACGAAGCGGAGGCGCATGCCTTTGCCACCGCTCAAGGTTGGCCCGAAGATGAGAGTCTGCGTGAGATTGGCAATCGCCTGGTCAATCTACACAAGCTGAATACGTCACGACCCCGGATTGCCATACTCACGCAGGGCTGTGATCCCGTGCTGTTGATTCAGCACGATTCGGTCAAAGAGTTCCCAGTCACATGTTTGGCGGCCCATGAAATTGTGGATACCAATGGCGCTGGGGATGCATTCGTTGGTGGTTTCCTATCGCAGTTTGTGCAGGGCAAGTCGCTGGACGTGTGCATACGCTGTGGTAATTATGCTGCCGGTCATATCATCAAGAATCCTGGCTGTACGTATTCCGGAGCGCCGCAGTTTATCGAATAA
- the LOC117786712 gene encoding 40S ribosomal protein S12, whose translation MADVDVDVPSAAPVLGGAMDINTALQEVLKKSLIADGLVHGIHQACKALDKRQAVLCILAESFDEPNYKKLVTALCNEHQIPLIRVDSHKKLGEWSGLCKIDKEGKPRKVCGCSVVVIKDFGEETPALDVVKDHLRQNS comes from the exons ATGGCCGACGTTGATGT AGATGTTCCCTCCGCTGCTCCCGTTCTCGGTGGCGCCATGGATATAAACACCGCGCTGCAGGAAGTGCTGAAGAAGTCACTGATCGCCGATGGACTCGTCCATGGCATTCACCAGGCCTGCAAGGCGTTGGACAA GCGTCAAGCTGTTCTCTGCATTTTGGCCGAATCCTTCGATGAGCCCAACTACAAGAAGTTGGTCACTGCCCTGTGCAACGAGCATCAGATTCCTCTGATCCGCGTGGACTCGCACAAGAAATTGGGCGAATGGTCTGGTCTGTGCAAGATCGACAAGGAGGGCAAGCCCCGCAAGGTGTGCGGCTGCTCTGTGGTCGTCATCAAGGACTTCGGTGAGGAAACGCCCGCATTGGATGTGGTTAAGGACCATCTCAGACAGAACAGCTAA
- the LOC117786711 gene encoding zinc finger MYND domain-containing protein 10 homolog isoform X2, which produces MVNFVYPEELYLFVESIRCFQVRDVGSSKWLEVHEMIIKLSQQAALEVSEHREEEVKEFLISRDKLSVLIHEAYCVNLWKSRVLPHLLEIDPNPQATFLIYTVLYHEAAVVALLDLCLYHPSGCESLQDSVLDLIDYCAQGVAQVIGLVSMGYHENESKIDVDEAVLTELERQKRDLIYKIGLRCVSLLNYLADNVSLFHLGAARRLLVTHDIPWLMVDVLCFRPWQRTTSKGLEKFIDEKWTAVEDAAKIIKPEAQAWFCVRQLLLNPQIMENYTLNELLGMLHETLLDQLPVLIELKQFISRLTLSGNTANKKQNLVLEDLPQIQEGLIKEVERDGGFYQIAQSQDGVFLNNNREEISALATKLSNAYGTEILCELEQHLADLELQKPEAKSGESNVAAAAGGEDEEKTHKCGSCQKAAKKKCANCKQVHYCSRECQLKDWPTHKDTCKAI; this is translated from the exons ATGGTAAACTTTGTCTATCCGGAGGAGCTGTATCTGTTCGTGGAGAGCATTCGTTGCTTTCAGGTGCGGGATGTGGGCAGCAGCAAATGGCTGGAGGTGCACGAGATGATCATCAAGCTGAGCCAGCAGGCGGCTCTTGAGGTATCCGAGCATCGTGAGGAGGAAGTCAAAGAGTTTCTCATATCCCGAGACAAGCTATCGGTGCTCATACATGAGGCCTACTGTGTGAATCTGTGGAAATCCCGTGTGCTGCCGCATCTGCTGGAGATTGATCCAAATCCACAGGCGACATTTCTCATTTATACGGTGCTGTACCATGAGGCAGCTGTGGTTGCGCTCCTAGATCTATGTCTATATCATCCCAGTGGCTGCGAGTCCCTGCAGGATTCGGTGCTAGATCTGATCGACTACTGTGCTCAAGGAGTCGCCCAGGTTATTGGATTAGTTAGCATGGGATATCATGAGAATGAGTCCAAGATCGATGTCGATGAGGCGGTACTCACAGAATTGGAGCGTCAAAAGCGTGATCTCATCTATAAGATCGGCCTACGCTGTGTCTCTCTGCTTAATTATCTGGCGGACAATGTGTCCCTATTCCATTTGGGTGCAGCTCGTCGACTGCTGGTCACCCATGACATACCCTGGCTAATGGTGGACGTGCTCTGCTTTCGACCATGGCAGCGCACCACCAGCAAGGGATTAGAGAAGTTCATCGATGAGAAGTGGACTGCCGTTGAGGATGCGGCGAAAATCATAAAGCCAGAGGCCCAAGCCTGGTTCTGTGTGCGACAGCTGCTTCTCAATCCGCAGATCATGGAGAACTACACCCTGAACGAG CTGCTGGGAATGCTGCACGAGACGCTGCTGGATCAGTTGCCAGTGTTGATTGAGCTGAAACAGTTCATCAGTCGCCTAACTCTCAGTGGGAATACGGCCAACAAGAAACAGAATCTCGTTTTGGAGGACTTGCCACAGATACAGGAGGGTTTGATCAAGGAGGTGGAACGCGATGGTGGCTTCTATCAAATAGCCCAGAGCCAGGATGGTGTCTttctcaacaacaacagggaaGAGATTTCCGCACTGGCCACAAAATTGAGCAACGCTTACGGCACGGAAATTCTCTGTGAATTGGAGCAGCACTTGGCCGATCTAGAGCTGCAGAAGCCGGAAGCAAAGTCGGGAGAGAGtaacgttgctgctgctgctggaggaGAAGATGAGGAGAAGACACACAAGTGTGGCAGTTGCCAGAAAGCGGCCAAAAAGAAATGCGCCAACTGCAAGCAGGTTCATTACTGTTCACG GGAGTGTCAGCTGAAGGATTGGCCAACTCATAAAGACACCTGCAAAGCAATCTAA
- the LOC117786711 gene encoding zinc finger MYND domain-containing protein 10 homolog isoform X1 gives MVNFVYPEELYLFVESIRCFQVRDVGSSKWLEVHEMIIKLSQQAALEVSEHREEEVKEFLISRDKLSVLIHEAYCVNLWKSRVLPHLLEIDPNPQATFLIYTVLYHEAAVVALLDLCLYHPSGCESLQDSVLDLIDYCAQGVAQVIGLVSMGYHENESKIDVDEAVLTELERQKRDLIYKIGLRCVSLLNYLADNVSLFHLGAARRLLVTHDIPWLMVDVLCFRPWQRTTSKGLEKFIDEKWTAVEDAAKIIKPEAQAWFCVRQLLLNPQIMENYTLNEARCKQLSKLLGMLHETLLDQLPVLIELKQFISRLTLSGNTANKKQNLVLEDLPQIQEGLIKEVERDGGFYQIAQSQDGVFLNNNREEISALATKLSNAYGTEILCELEQHLADLELQKPEAKSGESNVAAAAGGEDEEKTHKCGSCQKAAKKKCANCKQVHYCSRECQLKDWPTHKDTCKAI, from the exons ATGGTAAACTTTGTCTATCCGGAGGAGCTGTATCTGTTCGTGGAGAGCATTCGTTGCTTTCAGGTGCGGGATGTGGGCAGCAGCAAATGGCTGGAGGTGCACGAGATGATCATCAAGCTGAGCCAGCAGGCGGCTCTTGAGGTATCCGAGCATCGTGAGGAGGAAGTCAAAGAGTTTCTCATATCCCGAGACAAGCTATCGGTGCTCATACATGAGGCCTACTGTGTGAATCTGTGGAAATCCCGTGTGCTGCCGCATCTGCTGGAGATTGATCCAAATCCACAGGCGACATTTCTCATTTATACGGTGCTGTACCATGAGGCAGCTGTGGTTGCGCTCCTAGATCTATGTCTATATCATCCCAGTGGCTGCGAGTCCCTGCAGGATTCGGTGCTAGATCTGATCGACTACTGTGCTCAAGGAGTCGCCCAGGTTATTGGATTAGTTAGCATGGGATATCATGAGAATGAGTCCAAGATCGATGTCGATGAGGCGGTACTCACAGAATTGGAGCGTCAAAAGCGTGATCTCATCTATAAGATCGGCCTACGCTGTGTCTCTCTGCTTAATTATCTGGCGGACAATGTGTCCCTATTCCATTTGGGTGCAGCTCGTCGACTGCTGGTCACCCATGACATACCCTGGCTAATGGTGGACGTGCTCTGCTTTCGACCATGGCAGCGCACCACCAGCAAGGGATTAGAGAAGTTCATCGATGAGAAGTGGACTGCCGTTGAGGATGCGGCGAAAATCATAAAGCCAGAGGCCCAAGCCTGGTTCTGTGTGCGACAGCTGCTTCTCAATCCGCAGATCATGGAGAACTACACCCTGAACGAGGCACGTTGCAAGCAGCTCTCCAAG CTGCTGGGAATGCTGCACGAGACGCTGCTGGATCAGTTGCCAGTGTTGATTGAGCTGAAACAGTTCATCAGTCGCCTAACTCTCAGTGGGAATACGGCCAACAAGAAACAGAATCTCGTTTTGGAGGACTTGCCACAGATACAGGAGGGTTTGATCAAGGAGGTGGAACGCGATGGTGGCTTCTATCAAATAGCCCAGAGCCAGGATGGTGTCTttctcaacaacaacagggaaGAGATTTCCGCACTGGCCACAAAATTGAGCAACGCTTACGGCACGGAAATTCTCTGTGAATTGGAGCAGCACTTGGCCGATCTAGAGCTGCAGAAGCCGGAAGCAAAGTCGGGAGAGAGtaacgttgctgctgctgctggaggaGAAGATGAGGAGAAGACACACAAGTGTGGCAGTTGCCAGAAAGCGGCCAAAAAGAAATGCGCCAACTGCAAGCAGGTTCATTACTGTTCACG GGAGTGTCAGCTGAAGGATTGGCCAACTCATAAAGACACCTGCAAAGCAATCTAA